The Cyclobacterium amurskyense genome contains the following window.
CAGTGAGTTGAAAAACTTTGGGCCAATCTCTGAAAAAGGTGAAGCAGGAGTAGTTGGTGAAGACTATAGGGTCTTGTGCAGGTCTATATTGGTTAGCCCTGAAAATGGCAATGTCTATTATACGACTTCTGATGGGAATATCTTTTGCTACAGTCCTAATAGCATGGATGGACCTGCTAAATTAGAAGATGTTAATATGAGAAGGGATTTTTTCGGAAGCTATGACCCAAAAGTACCTGGCAATATGGGGTATAACTGGAGAAGAATATTCTGGCATGATGAAGACAATGTCGCTTATGGTATTCATGGAAACTCCAATTACCTTTTTAAATTCGATCCCAAAAATTCAAAAATTGAACTAATAGAAAGGTTGTCCTCCCTTCCATCCAAGCGAATGGGCATGTATGACCAATTCAGTTATGGCTATTTAGGTTTTGATTTAGGACCAGATAAAGAGACCTTGTATTACCTTACTGGAGGTCCTTTGACTGATAGGCCACCAAATGATGGAACCAAGCAGATAGCCAAAGGAGCGGCCAAAAATCTGGAGAACTTGCATTTGGTAACTTATCACCTGCCTACCAATACTTATACCGACCATGGTCCGGCATTTTATGAGGATGGTAGCATTCCTACCTATGTGAATGCCATTGCCATAGACAAAGATGCAAATGTCTTTACCATGGCAAGGATGCAAAAACCTTGGGGAGAAATTCAGGATTTGGTGAAAATTCACTATCCTAAAAAATAAATTCTTATTAGGCAATAGCACTTCTATTTCACTTGGAAACAAGATGAGTGGAGAATCAGTAAAGCGCAATTGCATTATCCGGGTAATAAAAAAGGGGGCCAAACTTAGGCCCCTTTTTTATTTATTTGGATTTTGAACTCATTTGAAGTTTTAAAATACCTCCTTTGGTTAAATCTCCATGGCGAATACCAATGTCCTTGATTGGTTTGCCATTAAAGGTCTTTTTGGAGATGAAATAATTTTTCGGACCGTTGTTTTCGGCCAGAATTGTAATGGATTTACCTGAGTAATATTTAGGGTTAAGGTGGATGACTGCCTTGTTGAAAATTGGGCTTCCCAATTCATAAATAGGATTTTCTTCTGTCCCGGCATTCATCTGGAACAATCCTAGTTTCATCAAAACAGAGAGTGAACCCATTAGTCCCTGATCTTCATCTCCATTAAAGCCACTTTCAGGAGATAATCCTGAAAAGGCTTTGTCCAAAACTTTTCTTGACCAATATTGGGTCAGGTCAGGCCGATCCAGGTAATTGAAAATGTAGGCCGTTTGCATGGAAGGTTGATTGCCGTAATTAATAGGAATCCTCCTGTACTCTGGATGTGTTTCAAGTGAATGAGAGGTGCCAGAAGTAAAACCTAGTTTCTCGGCTTCTTCAAATTGTTCATTCAGTCGAGCTGCAGCTTTTTCTTTTCCGCCCATAAGCGTGGCCAAGCCTGCAATATCGTGAGGTACAAACCAGGTAAACTGAGCACCATTTGCTTCCACATAGCCTTTTGCATAGTTATATGGGTCAAATGGACTAAACCAGTTTCCATCCACGTCCTTAGGTCTAATCCAGCCTGTTTGTTCATCATAGAGGTTCTTGTAATTGGCAGAACGTGCCAAAAAGTTTTCTGCATCCTCTTTTTTGCCCAAGGCAAGCGCCAACTGTGCCAAAGTCCAGTCTTGATAACTGTACTCTAAAGTTTGCCCTGCGCCTTGTTCATGACCTCCAAAGCGACCTCTTGGATTGGGGTAGGGCACATATCCTTTGCTGATATAGTCTTCTACATTGCCTCCCTTATCCGTTTTGTGCTCATAGCCAGACCTGCTCATCATGCCTCCTGATAGGTGGTTTTTACGAAGGCCTTCATAGGCCAAATCCACATCAAAACCACGAATTCCTTTTTGATACAATCCCACAAAAAACGGTGTGCTTGAGGCACCAGTCATTACATAGGTATAATTACCCCCTGAAGGACCACGTGGGATCAATCCACCATCTTTGTAATATTGAAGGAAGCTATTGGCAAACTCTTCTGCTATCTCAGGGTATACCAAGCCCCATAAGACACTAATGGTCCACTGTGCCCCCCAAAAAGAATCTGAGTTAAAATGTCTGAACAAGGGTTTTCCTTGGTCATTTACAGGTAATTGTCCAATTCTGAAGGTGTCTCCAGTATTGTCTGGATAGGCGCCATTGACATCATTTATTGTCCTTCTGCCTTGCAGTGCTTTCCATAAATCAGTATAAAAACGCCTTTGCTGGGTCTCCGTATTGCCTTCTATCTCTATTCTGCCTAAGAGTTCATTCCAAGTGTCCTGAGTCTCTTTTACAACTTTGTCAAAATTCCAGTGAGGAAGTTCTTCGGCCATATTGAGGGCCGCGTTTTCAGCGCTCGTATAGGATAGTGCCACCTTCATTTGTAAAGGTTGACCTTTGCTTTCACCAAAAGTCACTATTTTATGAGGCGATTGATTGTTGTCAACCCAGTTTTCAATTGGCTGATCAAACTCTACCTGAAAATAGACGGTCAAAGTATTGGGTCTCCTTGAAGTAGGAGAATTGGTAACTTGTCCTTCCAAAATATAGGGAGAAAGCTGCTTCAGGCTGCCATCTATCATTTTACTAGGTCCTAAAACCCCGTCAAGATGAAAAAGGACTGCCTGATTGCTGCCTTTTGAGAAATTGTATTTGTGAAGACCTACCCTGTGCGTGGCAGTTAATTCTGCGGTAATGTCATAGCGATTTAAATAAACCTTATGATAACCGGGTTTAATTAATTCTTTGTCTCTGTCATAAGCAGAGTAATAATCCTCCAATAACTCCTCTGGAGTTTTGGAGAAACTCACCGGCATTACAGATACACCAGACATTTGCCAGGCATGGATATGGCTGAACCCTTTTACGGTGTCCTCATTGTAACGATAGCCACTGCCCCAAGCGCCATCTATTGTATGGTCAGGGCTTAAATTGACCATCCCAAAGGGACGGGTGGCAGCACTAAAGTAAAACCACCTTGAATTTGCAGCATCCAAAAGTGGGTAAACTTGATCAACGGGTTTTGGGTCCTTTTTTGCCTGAAATGCCATCGATGGGAGTACCAATAGCAAAGCAAATAGTCTGAAGATATTTTTTATCATAAGGTTATTTTTTTATTTTTTGGAGAGTGCCAGCTGCCAGTTCCAACTGTCTCTTAAGGCTTCCTCTAAGTTGAATCGTGCCTTCCAATTTAATTCTTGGTTTATTTTTGAGGTGTCAGCCCAAACTTTTACCACATCACCAGGCCTTCTTGGACCAACTTTATAATTAAGTGGTCTTCCACTTACTTTTTCAAAAGCTTTAATCACATCCATTACCGTGTTGCCATTGCCGGTGCCCACATTGAAAATGTCATAAAATGGAGCTGTTTTTCCTTTAAGGTGTGAAATTGCTTTTACATGGGCTTCAGCTAAATCCATCACATGGATGTAATCTCGAACACAAGTACCATCAGGGGTGTCATAATCATCACCAAACACTGTCAATTCTTTTCTTATTCCCACACCTGTTTGCGTAACAAAAGGGACAAGGTTGGAAGGAACACCTAAGGGTAATTCTCCGATCTCTGAGGAAGTGTGCGCTCCAATAGGATTGAAATAACGAAGTGCAATAGCCGATAAAGCAACTTTACTGTTGACCTGATCTACCAATATGTCTTCGCAGATCTTTTTGGTGTTACCATAAGGACTCTCTGCCTTTTTTCTTGGTGTAGATTCCTTTACAGGTAATTTGTCAGGCTGTCCATATACAGTACATGAGGAAGAAAAAACAAGGTTCTCCACATTATGCTTGTCCATGGTAGCCAAAAGTACCAATAAGGAACTTATATTGTTATTGTAATATTTTAATGGAAGCATTGAGCTTTCACCTACAGCTTTGAAAGCGGCAAAATGAATGACCCCAGAAAGTTTGTTTTCTGTGAAAATCCGATCCATTAAATCAGCATCGTTACAGTCACCTTCGTAACAAGGGATCTCTTGGCCTGTAATTTTTTTCAGACCTAGTAAAGCACTTTTTTCGGAGTTTGAAAAATCATCAATGATGATGGGCTGGTAGCCGGCTTCCAAAAGAGCCACCGCCGTATGGGAACCGATATATCCGGCCCCACCAGTTATTAAAATTTTTTCCATTGTCAAATATAAAATTTTATCCTATTCTTAGAAAGAAATAAATCTTAATATATTGTGCATGTCCTATCTACTTAAAGATTCAAATCATTATTATGAATTTGAATTCAATTTCACCTTGTAATTATTGTCAGGTAAAAGCCCCTAAAGTTCTATGGATTAGCGTCTAGTTAGCGGTAAATCATCTCAGATTTTGCTAATTTGCTATATCATTTTAATAGGATCGGTGTTTGTTTTGGGGTTACCAATAAGATTCTCTACCTTTGCCCCCTGAAAGGAGGTGTATTATATGATCGTAGTTAACGTAAAAGAGAACGAATCTATCGAGAAAGCGCTAAAGCGTTTCAAGAAGAAGTTTGATAAAACAGGAGTCATCCGTGAATTGAGAAGCAGACAGGCTTTTGAAAAACCTTCTATCACAAGAAGAACAGAAGTAATTAAAGCAGCTTACAAGCAGCGCATGCAAGAAGAAGAAGGTAAATAAGAAAACCTTTCTTTTTCGAAAAATATTAAGCATATTGATGTTCTAAAACATCGATATGCTTTTTTCATTTATTAGCTACCTGGAACACGAGAAAAGGGTAAGTCCACACACGGTCTTGGCTTATAGAAAGGACCTGGAACAGTTTTTCCTTTTTATAAATACAGCTTTTGGCTTGGAAAATGCGGAGGATGCTGGTCATGCCGAGATCAGGGCATGGATGGTGGATTTAATTGAAGAGGGGCTAGAAGTCGCCACTGTAAACAGAAAAATGGCCACTTTACGGTCTTTCTATAAATTTTTATTGCACTCCGAAATCATCAACCAAGACCCAACTTTTAAAATAAGGTCATTAAAAAAGGGCAGAAACCTTCCTGCCTTTATCCAGGAAAAAGAAATTTATCGCCTTCTTGAACAAGCAAATTTTGACAATGATTTTGAGGGACAACGGGACCGAATGGTCATGCAAACCCTTTACCTCACAGGTATTAGATTGTCAGAATTGATAGGATTGAGATGGTCTGCTTTGGACCTTAGTCAGTTACAGATAAAAGTGCTTGGCAAAGGCAAAAAATACCGAATTATCCCTATTTCTAGTGAACTTAGAATAGCTATCCTTAGCTATAAAAAAGTTTTTGAAGAATGTTTTTCTATTCAAAACGAAAATGATTTTTTTATCGTTAGATTAAATAGAGAGCAAGCTTATCCCATGATGATTTATAGAATCGTCAAGAAATGTTTAAATCTTTTTGTCCGAAATACCAAGAGTAGTCCTCACCTTATGAGACACACCTTTGCAACTCACCTACTAAATAAAGGAGCAGATCTAAATGCTGTTAAAGACCTTCTGGGACATGCTAGTTTAGCAGCCACCCAGGTATATACTCATAATTCTATTGAGAAACTTAAGGCTGTGTATGAACAGGCACATCCAAAAGCTTAAAAATTAAGTTTAACTTTTAAACGTTTATTATTATGAAATTACAAATGCATTCAATTCATTTCGTCGCTGATCAGAAGTTGACCAATTTTATTCAGAAAAAAGCAGATAAACTAGATACTTATTATGATCAGATCATTGATGGTGAGGTTTTTATGAGGTTGGATAAAAATGATAAAAGTGAAAATAAAATCGTGGAAATCAAACTGAATGTACCAGGTAAACAATTTTTTGCAAAAAATCAAAACGACTCTTTTGAAGCGGCAGCTGATGATTCCATAGAAGCCCTTCGTAGACAAATTAAAAAGCACAAAGAAAAACTTGTTCTATCTAAACAATAGTTATAATCATTAAAAATTAAAAAAGGGTTGCCATTTGGTAACCCTTTTTTTTATCTAAGCAGGGAATCTTTCAATCCAATAATACTTTTTACCCCACTTCATCTTTTCCTCTGTGGTGTTACCGTTTAATATGGACATTATCATCTCCTTTATATATTTAGGATCCCAATTTAAACTGACAACATCTTTAATCGGAAGCAAGCCATCCAGGGCCCTTTTATTAGGTTCATCACAAATGAAATAAGCGTAACTTTCAGGCACTTCTTCTAAGGAAGAGAATGTTTTCATGAAGAATTCCGGTCCTAGCCCTATTCTTATTTTACTAGCATAATGTAAGTTTCCAAGGAAGGCAATTTTGCTATTTTCAGGTATTTCATGAGTCGAAATATAGGCTTGTACTTGTCTGCCCTGGTTAGGTATGGATAAGGGATGGGTTACCAATGATACCGAGAGAAACAAGAGTAGAATAGAAAGTCCCAAAACCTGCACTTGGTAATTCGGTTGGTTTACTTTTTTCCATAGCAAAACGCTTAAACCAAAGCCAATGATCCATTGGCCATAAATCCAAAAGGAACTACCAAGTCCCACATGGGCAAATAAAGCGACAAACAGAACAAGCCAATTAATGCCTAAAAAAACCTTTGTCCAAAGCTTCATGGCATTGGTCGGTCTAGGAGTTGTTTTCAAAACAATCCCCGCAAGGAGAATCGCTGAGATAGGAGTAACGGGTAGGAGGTAGCGCTCATAGAAGGTCGATACCATCGCTGTCATGCCAATGATCGATAAGGTCCAGATTATAGCAAAACCAAAGAATGCTTTGTTTTGACTGAAAATGGATTTTAACCCTGATGGAAGCGCCTTGATTTTTAGACTGACCCAAGGAAGGAAGAGCCCAACCATCAATAGCACAGCAAAGATAAAATGTTTCACGATCATCCATATCCTGCTACCTACACGCATGCCAACTTGATCTTCTAAAAAGGAGTCCAAATAAATTGATCCGAATTTCATGTACATGGCGACAAACCAAAACAAGGATATAAACAAGGCCAGGGCAATTGCAGGTAGGTACAATAATTTCATCAGTTTGATGCGTTGCCAAGGGTTGAATAGCATATAGGCAATTGCGACCAAACCTAAAGCAGCAGCAGGTAATCCCTTTGTTTCAAAGGCAAAAGCCAATCCTAAATAAAAAAACCAGAAGTACTTTTTGGGACTGTTATTTCCATACTTCAACAAGCCTGTAATGCCTACAGCAGCCAAAGTCATAAAAAAAGCCAGTAAAATATCTGGGATGGAACGTGTACTGCTGAATATGATAATTGGGTGGGTGGCAACTATCCATGCTGACCATATAGGGAGTTTATTGCTTCTCCCTACCATCTTAGCAATATGATAAACCAAAGGGATTATCCCAGCACCGAATAGAAGAAATAATATCCGTGAAGAGTAGGCAGCTACACCAAAAGTCTTGAAGCCCGCAAGAACGAACCAATAGGTCAGTATGGGTTTTTTAAATCGTAATTCACCACTGCCTAGGTAGGTGGTAAGATAGTCTCCATTTTGCATCATACGAATAGCCGCATCAGTATAATACATTTCATCTGGGTAGTGGAGATGAAAATCTAGCGCAAATGGACCTACCAATACTAAAAATGCTAGCATAGGGAAGCCGTAGGAGTTAATCCATCCTGGAGTTTTGTTCATGGCGGAAAAGAATAAGGAGTAAAATTAAAAAAATAAAATGCTTGGGAGGTGTTTTCTACCTAAAAGAACGTTGAATTTGAAACGATTTTAAGAACTGCTAGATTGTTTAATGCCATTTTCGGGATAAAGCATTTAATTAGTAGGAGGCCTAAGAGCCAGATTTTATGCAAAAAATATTCAGCAGGGCAATAAACAACGATTTATTGCCCTGCTGAATTAGAGGACCCCAATCAAATTAAAGGTTTACTCTTTTACCTTTTTTGGCAGACTTGAGAATCGCTTCCACTATTCGGATGTCGCGGAGGCCTTCTTCACCTGGCACCAATGGTGCTTTGTTTTCTATTATGGCCAAGGCATCATCATCCATTTGACTGGCTTGTTGCCAAGGGACTTCATAGGAATGATTGATTTTTCCCAGTGGACTTTCACCTTTAGCTCCCCCATAGCTGGAGAAAGGTTTCAAAGCGATATCTCCTTTTTCACATTCCACTGTCATGAAATTAGTACCTTCAGCAAAGCTGGTTCTTATGTCCGCAAACACAGCCCCTGGGAATTCCAGTTTTGCCGTTACTTCATCTGCTAGGCCGTCTTTATAAATTTCTGGTCGGGTAGAGATGGCTTTGGCTGATACCACAGCTATAGGTTCCATGTTCATGCCCAATCGGGCACCTTGAATGGCATAAACACCCATGTCATAAATTACGCCCCCACCCATTTCTTTTTTCTGTTTCCAATGGTCGGTCCTGTTTTCTCTGTAACCTGCTGCACAGTTTACATATTTCACCTTACCCAACTTATTGTTTTGGATGATTGACCTGTATTCTTGAGTGTTTGGTTCATGATGCAACCTGTAGCCAATGGTGAGTTGTACATTGTTCTTTTTACAAGCATTGATCATGTTTTGACATTCCTTACTGGTAACGGCCATGGGCTTTTCACACCAGACATGTTTTCCTGCATTGCTTGCCCTAATCACATATTCTTCATGCATTGAAGGCGGCAAAACCACATAGACTACATCAATGTCAGGATTGTCTGCTATGGAGTCAAAAGTGTCATAATTGTAAATGTTTTTTTCTGGGATTTGGTATTTCTCTTTCCAAGCTACTGCTTTTTCAGGAGTGCCTGTTACTATGCCCGCCAGGTAGCAATGTTCTGTCTGCTGCAAAGCTGGGGCTAAAAGATCGGTGCTGTAATAGCCTAGACCTACAAGGGCCACACCTAGTTTTCGTCCTTTTTTAGCGGCTAATAATTCGTAGGGATTGATCAGGGCCAAGCTACTTCCTAAAGCTATTGATTTGATCGCATTTCTTCTGGATTGGGTATTCATAGGGTTAGGTTTTTGGTATAATAATATGCTGTATTTAGAGAATTGGGTATGCTAGTTTAGGATTGTAAAAGATTTTAAAAAAGACTTTTGTTTAATTGACCAGTTATTGATTGACTTTAGCTAATAAACGGCTACAGTCGATAACATTGCTAGAAAAGCGTGACAATTATTCTTTTTTTGGAATAATTGTCAAAGTAAGTCCTTTTGTATCCATTTATTGCTTGTTTTGGATTCAATATAATCAAATTAACTATTTGGTCAAAGGTGGAAAAGTGAAGGATGTCTCAATTTGGTGATCTTTTAAGGGTAGGTTTTAGGCAATCAATTTGCCACAGCTTTTAAAAAGCATTAATTTCGTGTAAATTTTGAATCATGACCCAACCAGAGATTTCCGTTGTCATTACCATTTTTAATGAAGAAGGTAATATTGCACCTTTGCATGAAGCAGTGTACAGTGCCTTATCGGCAATAGATTATGAGTTGATTTTGGTGGACGATGGTTCCACAGATCGCTCAGTAGAGAAGATGAAGCTTTTAGCAAATGACAGGACTCGTGTGCTGGTTTTTAATAAAAACTATGGTCAGACCACAGCATTGGCTGCAGGTATTGACCATTCCAATGGGAAATACATTGTGACTATGGATGGGGATCTTCAAAATGACCCTAGCGATATACCTATGCTGCTTGACATGGTGAGGAATGGTGATTGGGATGTAGTAGCTGGACGAAGAGCCAATAGAAAGGATGGCTTCGTGCTTAGAAAATTACCAAGTAAAATGGCCAATTGGTTGATCCGACATACCACTAAGGTTTATTTGTCTGATTATGGCTGTAGTTTAAGAATTTATAAAGCGCATATTGCCCAGAATATGGGTTTATACGGTGAATTGCATAGGTTTATTCCTGTTTTAGCAAAGCAGGAAGGTGCAAAAATGACCGAGGTAGATGTCAAACATCATCCTAGAATACATGGAGAGTCAAAATACGGACTAAGCAGAACTTTTAAAGTAATTGCTGATCTTATTCTGATGCTCTTCTTTCAGAAATATTTTCAGCGGCCCATACATATTTTCGGAACCCTGGGGCTCTTTGCTTTCACAGGTGGGGTTTTGATTAATTTCTACCTACTTATCCTTAAAATTATGGGAGAGGATATTTGGGGACGTCCTATACTATTGGTAGGGTTCATCCTGTTGTTGGGTGGAGTCCAATTAATCACAACTGGAATTGTAGCTGAAATAATTGTAAGAACCTATTTCGAATCCCAGAACAAAAAGACGTATACAGTGAAAGCAATTTTCCAAGGTGATAAAAAAGAGGCTTAAATTTTTTCTAAAGATCTTCCTTACCGGCTTAGCACTGTATCTGGTTTTCAACAAAATAGATACCAAGACTACCTGGAAAGTAATCCAATCCTCCAATCCAGGTTGGTTATTTCTGGCATGGGTGCTTTTTGTAATTTCTAAATTCTTTAGCGCTATAAGATTAAATATTTATTTCAAGGACATAGGCCTACAACTTCCTGAGATGAAAAATGTAAAGTTGTATGCCATAGGCATGTTTTACAATTTATTTCTTCCCGGTGGGATAGGGGGAGATGGCTACAAGGTTTACTTGCTAAATAAAATTCATAAAATCCCAGTTAAACAATTACTCAGTGCAGTATTGCTTGACAGAGGCAATGGACTGGCTGTTTTACTTTGGTTGATGTTTTGTCTAATGCTAATTCTGAATCTGCCATGGGATTTCCCGGTGTCTATGTTTTGGCTAGGTATTTTAGGATTAGTGGCCATTCCCCCAGGGTTTTACTTGGTGATGTTGCTGTTTTTTAAACAATTCATGAGGACCATTCCATCGAGTACAGGCTTTTCTTTTCTTAACCAAGGCCTACAATTGTGCAGTGCATATTTTATTTTAATGAGCTTAGGGGTGCAACAACAAGTAATTCCCTACCTTTTTGTGTTTCTCGTTTCAAGCACTGTATCTGTATTACCGCTAACGATTGGAGGAGTAGGGGCTAGAGAATTGGTTTTTGTTCTTGCCCATGAGTATGTTGGAATAGACCAGAATGTGGCTGTAGCCTTTAGTCTTTTGTTCTTCCTTATTTCTATGCTTACCTCACTTTCGGGTGTTTTTGTCAAATACAAAGGGTAAACAATTGTCTAAATAAAATTCTATTTCCTTGAATCCTCCACATTTTAGGTGATTATAGCATATACGCTATAGAATACAGAGATATTTTTTAGTATAGAAGTTGGAAGACAATGGTTTTTTTAACCCGGATTATGTAATAGAATGTCTATTGCATATTTCGGGTTTAACCTTATCTAAAAGGAATTAGCCAGACCCATCTTGGTTTCCACGCAAAACAATACCCTCTTTTCTTCTCTTTTTCGAAATTCAGCAAAGAGTTTATAATGATTATAACAGTAGATTTAAGTATAGAAATACCCGAGTAATTAAAAATATATTTGGGTATATTGCCTTAACGCCCAAATAATTAAAACATGAAGAAATTTATATTGGTTTTAGCGCATTCAGAATCGGATCGGATCTTTCCGAAGAATTTATTTTTTTTATTACTATTTATACTTGTTTTTTGTTCACCTGCATTGGCCCAAATGAGAGCAGGAGTGGGCAAAATGGACATCACCGATAGGGACGCAGGAGCCGTCAATGACCCTCTTTTTGCTAAAGCAATGGTCTTGGATGATGGAACTACAAAGATGGTTATTATTACCCTTGATGTTGTGGCAGTGGAGGGGATTGGTCCCATCCCTGAAGGGTTCATGAAAACCGTCCGAAGTCAAATCCAAAAGAAACTAGGCATTCCTCCCTCTAATGTGTTAATTAATGCCAGCCATTGCCATGGAATCGTTAGGAAGGATGTGGATCAACTGACGATAGAAGCCGTTTTAGCAGCGAGTGAAAACATGGTAAAAGTGAAGGCAGGCTCAGGAAGTGGTCATGAAAATAGAATCATGGAAAATAGGAGGGTTTATTTAACCAACGGGGAACAAGTAGATATGAGGCGAGCTTACCCTTTTCCTCCCGACGAACAAATTGCCAAAATAGGTCCAATTGATCCTGAGATTGGAATTTTAAGGTTGGATAAGCTAAATGGTGATAATTTGGCAGTGATCTATAATTTCGCTGTTCACCCCATACAAGGCGTTCCAAACGGAGGGAATACAGCAGATATGATTGGTTTTGCTTCGAAGGTTATAGAGGATAATCTAGAAGGAAGCATGGCTTTTTTTCTGCAAGGGTGCGGAGGAGATATTAACCCTGTCTCCTATAAAGGGGTAGGTACACCTCCAGATGCAGAACCATTGGGAAATATGCTTGGGCTCAGCGTACTCAATGCCTTAAAGGAAATCCCTAGTAAAAAAGTCAGTAAAATACAACTTATCAATGAAAGCATGGAACTTCCCATGGCCGATTTTCAAAGCCGAATTAAAGCGTTAGAGGACAGGCAAATGAAATTGGTTCAATCTTTTCGTGGCACCAATATAAACTTAAAAACATTTCTTGGCTTATTGGATGAACACAATAATTCAGCGACTTATCCTTCAGCATATGCCTACAGATACATGCATGAAGCCATGATTGGAGCATGTGGATTGCAGACCTGGGATGAGGTCAATAAGAATGACATGACAAATTACCAAAACAATATTTACATCATGGAAGAACTCATTCGGGTCAACACCAACTTGGCATTGGTGAAAATGCACAATGAATTGGCTCAGGGCGAACCTATGATTCCAGTTGAAATTTTAGCTGTGAATATTGGTGATTTTTATATGGTTACCTTTCCAGGAGAGTTGACCGTTGAAATAGGATTGAACATTAAAGAGCGATCCAAATATGCGTCCACTTTTGTGGCAGGCTATACCAATGGATACATCTATTATGCACCAACTGCTGAACAGCTAAGAAATACAGGCGCGGCACAGGAAGATAGTGACACCTTTTTGGCTCCTGAATGGCAAGCCCTATTCGAAAAGAAGGTAGAGGAGATGTTAAATCAGTTGAATTAGCACTT
Protein-coding sequences here:
- the hpf gene encoding ribosome hibernation-promoting factor, HPF/YfiA family, yielding MKLQMHSIHFVADQKLTNFIQKKADKLDTYYDQIIDGEVFMRLDKNDKSENKIVEIKLNVPGKQFFAKNQNDSFEAAADDSIEALRRQIKKHKEKLVLSKQ
- a CDS encoding GH92 family glycosyl hydrolase, with amino-acid sequence MIKNIFRLFALLLVLPSMAFQAKKDPKPVDQVYPLLDAANSRWFYFSAATRPFGMVNLSPDHTIDGAWGSGYRYNEDTVKGFSHIHAWQMSGVSVMPVSFSKTPEELLEDYYSAYDRDKELIKPGYHKVYLNRYDITAELTATHRVGLHKYNFSKGSNQAVLFHLDGVLGPSKMIDGSLKQLSPYILEGQVTNSPTSRRPNTLTVYFQVEFDQPIENWVDNNQSPHKIVTFGESKGQPLQMKVALSYTSAENAALNMAEELPHWNFDKVVKETQDTWNELLGRIEIEGNTETQQRRFYTDLWKALQGRRTINDVNGAYPDNTGDTFRIGQLPVNDQGKPLFRHFNSDSFWGAQWTISVLWGLVYPEIAEEFANSFLQYYKDGGLIPRGPSGGNYTYVMTGASSTPFFVGLYQKGIRGFDVDLAYEGLRKNHLSGGMMSRSGYEHKTDKGGNVEDYISKGYVPYPNPRGRFGGHEQGAGQTLEYSYQDWTLAQLALALGKKEDAENFLARSANYKNLYDEQTGWIRPKDVDGNWFSPFDPYNYAKGYVEANGAQFTWFVPHDIAGLATLMGGKEKAAARLNEQFEEAEKLGFTSGTSHSLETHPEYRRIPINYGNQPSMQTAYIFNYLDRPDLTQYWSRKVLDKAFSGLSPESGFNGDEDQGLMGSLSVLMKLGLFQMNAGTEENPIYELGSPIFNKAVIHLNPKYYSGKSITILAENNGPKNYFISKKTFNGKPIKDIGIRHGDLTKGGILKLQMSSKSK
- a CDS encoding Gfo/Idh/MocA family protein translates to MNTQSRRNAIKSIALGSSLALINPYELLAAKKGRKLGVALVGLGYYSTDLLAPALQQTEHCYLAGIVTGTPEKAVAWKEKYQIPEKNIYNYDTFDSIADNPDIDVVYVVLPPSMHEEYVIRASNAGKHVWCEKPMAVTSKECQNMINACKKNNVQLTIGYRLHHEPNTQEYRSIIQNNKLGKVKYVNCAAGYRENRTDHWKQKKEMGGGVIYDMGVYAIQGARLGMNMEPIAVVSAKAISTRPEIYKDGLADEVTAKLEFPGAVFADIRTSFAEGTNFMTVECEKGDIALKPFSSYGGAKGESPLGKINHSYEVPWQQASQMDDDALAIIENKAPLVPGEEGLRDIRIVEAILKSAKKGKRVNL
- the galE gene encoding UDP-glucose 4-epimerase GalE codes for the protein MEKILITGGAGYIGSHTAVALLEAGYQPIIIDDFSNSEKSALLGLKKITGQEIPCYEGDCNDADLMDRIFTENKLSGVIHFAAFKAVGESSMLPLKYYNNNISSLLVLLATMDKHNVENLVFSSSCTVYGQPDKLPVKESTPRKKAESPYGNTKKICEDILVDQVNSKVALSAIALRYFNPIGAHTSSEIGELPLGVPSNLVPFVTQTGVGIRKELTVFGDDYDTPDGTCVRDYIHVMDLAEAHVKAISHLKGKTAPFYDIFNVGTGNGNTVMDVIKAFEKVSGRPLNYKVGPRRPGDVVKVWADTSKINQELNWKARFNLEEALRDSWNWQLALSKK
- a CDS encoding ArnT family glycosyltransferase, with translation MNKTPGWINSYGFPMLAFLVLVGPFALDFHLHYPDEMYYTDAAIRMMQNGDYLTTYLGSGELRFKKPILTYWFVLAGFKTFGVAAYSSRILFLLFGAGIIPLVYHIAKMVGRSNKLPIWSAWIVATHPIIIFSSTRSIPDILLAFFMTLAAVGITGLLKYGNNSPKKYFWFFYLGLAFAFETKGLPAAALGLVAIAYMLFNPWQRIKLMKLLYLPAIALALFISLFWFVAMYMKFGSIYLDSFLEDQVGMRVGSRIWMIVKHFIFAVLLMVGLFLPWVSLKIKALPSGLKSIFSQNKAFFGFAIIWTLSIIGMTAMVSTFYERYLLPVTPISAILLAGIVLKTTPRPTNAMKLWTKVFLGINWLVLFVALFAHVGLGSSFWIYGQWIIGFGLSVLLWKKVNQPNYQVQVLGLSILLLFLSVSLVTHPLSIPNQGRQVQAYISTHEIPENSKIAFLGNLHYASKIRIGLGPEFFMKTFSSLEEVPESYAYFICDEPNKRALDGLLPIKDVVSLNWDPKYIKEMIMSILNGNTTEEKMKWGKKYYWIERFPA
- a CDS encoding tyrosine-type recombinase/integrase, which gives rise to MLFSFISYLEHEKRVSPHTVLAYRKDLEQFFLFINTAFGLENAEDAGHAEIRAWMVDLIEEGLEVATVNRKMATLRSFYKFLLHSEIINQDPTFKIRSLKKGRNLPAFIQEKEIYRLLEQANFDNDFEGQRDRMVMQTLYLTGIRLSELIGLRWSALDLSQLQIKVLGKGKKYRIIPISSELRIAILSYKKVFEECFSIQNENDFFIVRLNREQAYPMMIYRIVKKCLNLFVRNTKSSPHLMRHTFATHLLNKGADLNAVKDLLGHASLAATQVYTHNSIEKLKAVYEQAHPKA
- the rpsU gene encoding 30S ribosomal protein S21 — encoded protein: MIVVNVKENESIEKALKRFKKKFDKTGVIRELRSRQAFEKPSITRRTEVIKAAYKQRMQEEEGK